A single genomic interval of Methyloceanibacter caenitepidi harbors:
- a CDS encoding acyl-CoA carboxylase subunit beta, protein MKEVIEELEIRRAKARMGGGEKRIDAQHKRGKLTARERLQLLLDDNSFEEFDMYVEHRCADFGMADTKVPGDGVVTGWGTINGRVVYVIAKDFTVFGGSLSEAHANKMIKVQDMALRNRAPVIGLFDAGGARIQEGVAALGGYGEVFLRNVQASGVIPQISVIMGPCAGGDVYSPAMTDFIFMVRDTSYMFVTGPDVVKTVTKEEVTAEQLGGASVHTTKSSIADGAYDNDVEALLQMRRLMDFLPTSNLSGVPELPTRDPWDREDTSLNTLIPDNPNKPYDIKELIHKVVDEGDFFEVQETFARNIVIGFARMEGRTVGIVANQPMVLAGVLDSDASRKAARFVRFCDCFSIPIVTFVDVPGFLPGTDQEYGGLIKHGAKLLFAFTEATVPKITVITRKAYGGAYDVMSSKHIRGDLNYAWPSAEIAVMGAKGAAEILYRSELGDPEKIQKRIDQYQARFANPFVAAERGYIDEVIMPQGTRMRICRGLQMLRNKHIENPWKKHDNIPL, encoded by the coding sequence ATGAAAGAAGTCATCGAAGAGCTGGAAATTCGCCGTGCCAAGGCTCGCATGGGCGGCGGCGAGAAGCGTATCGACGCCCAGCACAAGCGCGGCAAGCTGACCGCGCGGGAACGGCTTCAACTCCTTCTCGACGACAACTCCTTCGAAGAGTTCGACATGTATGTGGAGCACCGCTGTGCCGATTTCGGCATGGCGGACACGAAGGTTCCGGGCGACGGCGTGGTGACCGGCTGGGGCACGATCAACGGCCGCGTGGTCTATGTGATTGCCAAGGATTTCACTGTGTTCGGCGGCTCGCTGTCCGAAGCCCACGCGAACAAGATGATCAAGGTTCAGGACATGGCGCTGCGCAACCGTGCGCCGGTCATCGGCCTGTTCGACGCCGGCGGCGCACGCATTCAGGAAGGCGTTGCGGCGCTCGGCGGCTACGGCGAGGTGTTTCTGCGCAACGTCCAGGCCTCAGGCGTTATTCCCCAGATCAGCGTCATCATGGGGCCGTGCGCGGGCGGCGACGTCTATTCGCCAGCCATGACCGATTTCATCTTCATGGTGCGCGACACCTCTTACATGTTCGTCACGGGTCCCGACGTCGTGAAGACCGTGACCAAGGAAGAGGTGACCGCCGAGCAGCTTGGGGGCGCTTCCGTTCACACCACAAAGTCCTCCATCGCCGACGGGGCTTACGACAACGACGTCGAGGCTCTGCTCCAGATGCGCCGGCTCATGGACTTCCTGCCGACGTCGAACCTTTCCGGCGTGCCGGAGCTCCCGACCCGCGATCCGTGGGACCGCGAGGACACATCGCTCAACACGCTCATCCCCGACAATCCGAACAAGCCCTACGACATCAAGGAACTGATCCACAAAGTCGTGGACGAGGGCGATTTCTTCGAGGTCCAGGAGACCTTCGCCCGGAACATCGTTATCGGCTTCGCCCGCATGGAAGGGCGCACGGTCGGAATCGTCGCCAACCAGCCCATGGTGCTGGCGGGCGTGCTCGACAGCGACGCCTCCCGCAAGGCGGCGCGCTTCGTCCGCTTCTGCGATTGCTTCTCGATCCCGATCGTGACCTTCGTGGACGTGCCGGGCTTCCTGCCGGGCACCGACCAGGAATATGGCGGCCTCATTAAGCACGGCGCGAAGCTGCTCTTCGCCTTCACCGAGGCGACCGTGCCGAAGATCACCGTCATCACCCGCAAGGCCTATGGCGGCGCTTACGACGTCATGAGTTCCAAGCACATCCGAGGCGATCTGAACTATGCCTGGCCGTCGGCCGAGATCGCCGTGATGGGCGCCAAGGGCGCGGCGGAGATCCTCTACCGGTCAGAGCTCGGCGATCCTGAGAAAATCCAAAAGCGCATCGACCAGTATCAGGCGCGTTTCGCCAATCCGTTCGTCGCCGCCGAGCGCGGCTATATCGACGAGGTGATCATGCCCCAGGGCACGCGCATGCGTATCTGCCGGGGGCTGCAGATGCTGCGCAACAAGCACATCGAAAACCCCTGGAAGAAGCACGACAACATTCCGCTTTAG
- a CDS encoding ATP12 family chaperone protein, producing the protein MSNQQNDKDKTAGKTVAAGFERPSLPKRFYKDVTVSEEDGRAGIFLDGRPVRTPGKAALAVPSAALAEAIADEWRGQGERIDPHTMPLTKLVNSAIDGVVGQEAAVVDDIVAHAGSDLLCYRASGPEGLLALQAEAWDPVLAWAAGALGAPLSLAEGVIHVPQPETSLAALRAEIEPLDALKLAALHVMTTLTGSALLPLAVARGELSPDAAWDAAHVDEDWQISRWGEDAEAKQRRKNRKADFDAAARVLALS; encoded by the coding sequence GTGAGCAATCAGCAGAACGACAAAGATAAGACCGCTGGCAAGACCGTTGCCGCCGGCTTCGAACGCCCAAGTCTCCCCAAACGCTTCTACAAAGACGTGACGGTTTCGGAGGAGGATGGTCGCGCGGGTATCTTCCTTGACGGTCGGCCTGTGCGCACCCCAGGCAAGGCTGCGCTGGCCGTGCCGAGCGCCGCCTTGGCTGAGGCCATCGCGGACGAATGGCGGGGGCAAGGGGAGAGGATCGATCCGCATACGATGCCGCTGACCAAGCTCGTCAACTCGGCCATCGACGGGGTCGTCGGCCAGGAGGCGGCGGTGGTCGACGACATCGTGGCCCATGCGGGCTCGGATTTGCTGTGCTACCGGGCGAGCGGGCCCGAGGGGCTTCTCGCCCTCCAAGCTGAGGCGTGGGACCCGGTGCTCGCCTGGGCCGCTGGGGCCTTGGGCGCGCCGCTCAGCCTCGCCGAGGGCGTCATACATGTGCCCCAGCCGGAGACCTCGCTCGCGGCTCTGCGGGCCGAGATCGAGCCCCTGGACGCCCTCAAGCTGGCCGCGCTGCACGTGATGACGACCCTGACCGGGTCGGCGCTCCTGCCTCTCGCGGTGGCCCGGGGAGAACTCTCGCCGGACGCGGCCTGGGACGCTGCGCACGTCGACGAGGACTGGCAGATCAGCCGGTGGGGCGAGGACGCGGAGGCCAAACAGCGCCGCAAGAACCGCAAGGCTGACTTCGATGCGGCCGCCAGAGTGCTGGCACTTTCCTGA
- a CDS encoding RluA family pseudouridine synthase, which produces MAPVETRNVTDEEDGMRLDRWFKAHFAQVPHGRLEKLLRTGQVRVDGGRVKANTRLEAGQSVRVPPLPDAPPPPGAAKPLSKSDRAFLKSITLYEDDDLLILNKPAGLAVQGGTKTAQHIDRLLEGMGDSPQTRPRLVHRLDRDTSGVLVVAKKRSVAAKLGKAFQTRSVRKIYWALVHGVPKPPQGKIDAALVKATTPDGDRVRKARPGEQDKAQSAVTHYAVIDRAARQVALMSLKPVTGRQHQLRAHMAILGHPILGDTKYPSEIELPEGIERRLHLHARRISFPHPSGEGVVDVTAPLPPHMETAFAAFGFSPKGGDTDEDDEMCGISCG; this is translated from the coding sequence ATGGCTCCTGTCGAGACACGTAACGTCACGGACGAGGAAGACGGAATGCGCCTGGACCGCTGGTTCAAGGCCCATTTCGCGCAAGTTCCCCATGGACGCCTCGAGAAGCTGTTGCGGACGGGTCAGGTGCGGGTCGACGGCGGCCGGGTCAAGGCGAACACACGTCTCGAGGCGGGCCAGAGCGTGCGCGTGCCGCCGCTGCCCGACGCCCCGCCGCCGCCTGGGGCGGCGAAACCTCTCTCCAAGTCGGACCGAGCGTTCCTGAAGTCCATCACGCTCTACGAGGACGACGACCTGCTAATCCTCAACAAGCCGGCGGGTCTCGCCGTCCAGGGAGGCACGAAGACCGCACAACACATCGACCGCCTTCTCGAGGGGATGGGCGACAGCCCGCAGACGCGGCCGCGCCTCGTACACCGTCTCGATCGCGACACCTCCGGGGTCTTGGTGGTGGCCAAGAAGCGCAGCGTCGCCGCCAAGCTCGGCAAGGCCTTTCAGACCCGCTCCGTGCGGAAGATCTATTGGGCCCTGGTGCATGGCGTACCGAAGCCGCCACAAGGAAAAATCGACGCGGCGCTAGTCAAAGCCACGACCCCGGACGGCGACCGGGTGCGGAAGGCGCGCCCCGGCGAGCAGGATAAGGCCCAGTCCGCCGTGACCCATTACGCGGTGATCGACCGCGCCGCGCGGCAGGTGGCGCTCATGTCGCTCAAGCCCGTCACGGGGCGCCAGCATCAGCTGCGCGCCCATATGGCCATCCTCGGCCATCCCATTCTGGGCGATACAAAATATCCGAGCGAGATCGAACTGCCCGAAGGCATCGAACGGCGCTTGCATCTGCATGCGCGGCGGATCAGCTTTCCGCATCCGAGCGGCGAGGGCGTCGTCGACGTTACCGCCCCGCTGCCACCCCATATGGAGACCGCTTTTGCCGCCTTCGGGTTCTCGCCCAAGGGCGGCGACACGGACGAGGACGACGAGATGTGCGGCATCTCGTGCGGCTAG
- the crcB gene encoding fluoride efflux transporter CrcB: MSTLLSVAAGGAIGASARYLLGLGMVRLVGFSFPWGTLMANVLGCFLMGVLIELMALRWTVHQDLRAFLALGVLGGFTTFSSFSADFANLVVRHDYLNAGLYFFASVFISVAALFAGLALVRAL; encoded by the coding sequence GTGAGCACACTTTTGAGCGTGGCCGCGGGCGGCGCGATCGGCGCTTCGGCACGCTATCTACTCGGCCTCGGCATGGTGCGGCTCGTGGGCTTCAGCTTTCCCTGGGGGACGCTCATGGCCAACGTCCTCGGATGCTTCTTGATGGGCGTTCTGATCGAACTCATGGCGCTCCGCTGGACGGTGCACCAGGATCTCCGCGCGTTCCTCGCGCTCGGCGTTCTGGGCGGTTTCACGACCTTCTCGTCCTTCTCGGCGGATTTCGCCAATCTGGTCGTCCGTCACGACTATCTGAACGCGGGGTTGTACTTCTTTGCTTCGGTTTTCATTTCCGTCGCCGCGCTGTTCGCGGGGCTGGCTCTCGTGCGTGCGCTCTGA